The Flammeovirga yaeyamensis genome segment CTAGGTGTTGATATCGGAAACGACATTACTCTAGATGAATTAAGAAAGAACTATGATGCTGTATTCTTAGGAATCGGTGCTATGGCAGGTAGAACTTTAGATGATGAAGTATACAATACGGATAACATCTATATGGCCGTTCCTTTCTTAACGAACATCCAAAAGAAAATTGAGGATAAGCAATTCGATAAGAAATACGATGTAGAAGGTAAAAGAGTAGTTGTAATTGGTGGTGGTGACACTGCGATGGACTGTGTAAGAACTTCTATTCGTGAAAAAGCAGCTAAAGTAACTTGTTTCTACCGTCGTGATGAAGAAAACATGCCGGGTTCTAGAAAAGAAGTGAGAGCAGCAAAAGACGAAGGTGTAGAATTCAACTTCTTGAAATCACCAAAATCGTTTGTAGCTGATGATAAAGGTAATGTGTACGGATCAAAATTCGTAGACATGAAATTATCAGAGCCTGATGCATCAGGTCGTCAAGCAGTAAGTGAAATTGCTGGATCTGAATCTATCGTTGAAGCAGATGTATTTATCCTTGCTTTAGGTTTCAATAACGAAAAACTTAAGTGGATTACAGATGCTGGTGTAGAAACTGATAAGTGGGGAGCATTAAAAACAGATGAAAAAGGACAAACGTCTTTAGAAAATGTTTTTGCTGGAGGAGATAGCGTTAGAGGTGCTGATTTAGTAGTAACTGCAGCATTAGATGGTAGAGAAGCTGCCATGTCAATTTTAGAATCGATTTTCGATGAAGAACCTGCTTCTGTTTAATTTAAACTGATTTAGGTTGATATTATGACCCACTGAGAAAAGCGTCTCTCAGTGGGTTTCTTTTTATATTTTTTTCAGAAAGGTTATTTGATAATCAAAAGATTAAAGCGGATAATATCACTTCTAGGATAGCAAAAAAGAACATACTTACAAAGTGTATATGCATTGCTAAACTGCCTTTAATAATTGTTTTTATCCAGGACTGTCCATAGAACTTTTTCATCATTACAAAAGTCATTACAAAACTATATAGCCAAATAAAGGTATTTATTAAAGCACTAAAATCCTCTGGTCCAAAGTGTGAAATCAGAATCATTAGAGTGAAACAAAATAATGTAAATGCATGTAGATGAGTCGAGAAGACCAAATGTTGTATGTATAGATTCTTTATTCCGCCTCTTTTTCTGATATAAAATAGTTTGAGATATAAAGCAAATAAAGGTACCAACAACATAACCGCAACCGACATATTTGCAAATATGGACTGTTTTAAAGTTTTACCATTGTCATTATATATTTTCTGCCCTTGTTTAATGATAATCACATTTATCCATTCTTTTACACCTAATGAATCTCGAATAAAATCATTGGTTAAGACGGTTTCATTTTTATAAGCTTCAATGATTTTTTTATCAAAACGATCTCCATTAACAGTCACCTCATTTATAACAGAATCTTTACCAAAATCAATTACTGAAAATGGGATACTATTTTCTTTTTTCTCTTCTGATTTGTTCTTTACTTTTTCTTTACCACTTTTATTAATGACTATACCGTCATCTGTTACAACTAGATGATTAAATAAGAAAAAGAAGACAATAGAACAAACAAGGTATATTCTAAAGGGTTGAACATACTTTACTCTTTTTCCTTCCAAATAAGCTTTAGATAATTTTGCTGGATTGGTGATAAATGGAATAAATGTGTGGAATAATCTTGAATCCCAACTCATTAATTCATCTGCAAACTCTTGGATTAAGTCTCTAAGTTTTAGGTTGTAGTCAATGTTTTTTTGTCCACAGTTAGAACAATAGTTATCATTATTGCTTAAGTCATTTCCACAATTTTTACACTGCTGATGAATAGAGCCCTTCATTGTCATAATTAGTTCTGTTTATTATCTGAATTATAGCTTTCAGATTGCTAGTAATGTTTAGTAAAAAACGAATATAAAAAAAGTCCTCCAAAAAGGAGGACTTCTTCTCTATATTCTTCAGAAAGATTACAGACGTTTGAAGATCTTTTTGATATCTTCTCTTGTCCATTTTTCTTCCCAATCAAGACCAATTGCATGGTTCCACATATGTGGTAGGTTGTAAGAAACTTCTACCATAGCATCGATTGTCTCCTCAGACCATTCTTTAGAAAGACCTTGTGGAAGATCAACGTTATGTTTTTTGATCATTTCTTTAAACTCTCCAACAGCATCACCATAGAATTCTTCTAAGTGATAGAATGCTAAACAGTTCGCAAAACCATGGCGAGTACCTAAGATTTTTGATAAACCATATGAAATAGCGTGGCAAGCACCTACTTCAGAATAAGTCAATGATAAACCACCAAATAGAGAGGCAATCATCAATTTCTCATCATTTTCTAGATTTTGGCCAGCGTTATCACCTAAATACACCTCACGGCAAAGGGCTAATGCTTGGTCACCGTAAGCCTTTGAGTAAGCATTGAAGTATAAACCACTTTCAGCTTCAATACAGTGGATATAGCAATCCATACCTGTATAGAACCATTGGTTGGTATCAACAGTAGCTAATAACTCAGGATCAAGAACAGCTTGGTTAAATACTGTCCAATCACACTTCAAGCCTAATTTCTTAACAGGTCCAGTTAGAACGGCTGTCATAGAACATTCAGCACCTGTACCTGCCACTGTAGGAACACCCATGTGGTAGATACCTGCTTTCTTCACCAAGTTTAATCCTTGATAAAGTTGAGATGAACCTTCGTTAGTAACCATCAAAGATAAAGCCTTAGCAATATCCATGATAGATCCTCCACCGATACCAATGATACCAGAAGGAAGACCTTTCTCTGCTAAGATTTGATCACGAAGTCTATCCACTTGATCCGTAGTTGGCTCGTATTGGTCGATATCCTCAAAGAATACCATATCACCATCATGAGCAGGGATACGATCAGCAAGTTTTTTTCCTTCGAAATACTTGTCAACGATAAATACCATGAATTTATCGTTTTCATCACGTTTAGGAGCTAGGATGTCATCAATTTGATTGAAGGCACCTTTTCCATAAACGATTTTGTCGATATTTTTAAAATTCTTATGCATGTTCTACAACAACTTGTTTCAATTGTGAGATTAACTGATCAGCAAATGCATTGATTTCTTCTTCAGTCCATGTCGCACGGATACCAATAGAAAGAAGTCTACCAATAATGTTTTGTGATTTAGGCAATTCAATTGTATTCCAATCTTGGCGGTGCTCATAATCATGAATAGCCAATTTGTATGGAGATTTTAATTGCTTTAAGTGATCCCACTGATTGATAAAGTGGTACATGTTTGTGTACCAGTAAGCTACACCTTGAACTTCTTTTGATGCTTTAAGTGCAAGTTCAGGAGTTTCCATGAAGAAGTTTAAGAAAGTTGCTGAATCACCTTCTTCGTCTGGCAGACAACGGAAAGTAATAAAAGGAACTTCTTTACGTAAACGTTCTTTTAAGATCGCTTTGTTTTTTCTGTTTTGCTCACGGATCATTTCCAACTTACGCATTTGAGCTACAGCAACAGCAGCGTTTAACTCTCCTAAACGGTAGTTGAAGCCCATAATAGGGTGAGGTTCCATTCCACGGTTATCACCAACGTGAGAGTGACCGTGATCAGAGAACTGACCCATGATCTCGTATTTATCTGTGTCGTTTGTGAAACACACACCACCTTCTCCAGCAGTAGTAATTTTGAAGAAGTCAAAAGAAACAGCACCAGCTTCGCCGAATAAACCTACGTGTTTTCCTTTGTAGAAAGCACCTAAAGCTTGACCTGCATCTTCTAATAATTTGATATTATGCTTATCACAAACTGCTTTAATTCCATCCAAATCAGCTGCAGCACCACACATGTGTACCAATAATACAGCCTTTGTTCTTGGAGTAATTGCTGCTTCAATAGAGGCAGCGCTCAAGTTTAATGTTTCGTCTACTTCAGCAAATACTGGAATACCACCAGCAAATAATACAGCCTCGATAGGAGCGATAAATGTAAAAGGAGTACAAATAACCTCATCACCATGTCCAATTCCAGCAGCAGCCATCATACAAGCTACAGCAGCAGAACCAGATGAAACAGCGTGAGCATGTTTTGCACCAGTATAATTTTGGAATAATTCTTCGAATTCTCTAGCTTTCCAATGACCATTTCTTTGATCATCATGGTTATATCTAAAAAGCATTCCGGACTCTAAAACGTCCATTACTTCTTTTCTTTCTTCATCACCAAAATATTCCGTTCCTGGCATAATCTATATAATTAAAATTGAATAATTTGTCGTCAATTTTGACTCGGCAAAGGTACAAAAATTTATGGATCGATAGGTTGATCAATCATTAAATTTTTGGACTAGCCCGGTATTATAACACTTCAATAGATGATGTTGCCAAAAAATGATGTTAATAAATGTTTGATGTATTGAAAATTAAATATTTAAATTATTCAAAACATAAAAGGCATCCATTTTTAAGATGCCTTTTTGATTTGATATTTCTATAATGTCACTCCTTTTAAGAAGTTTTTACCCTTAAAACCGAAACGATAATTAAGACCAAAAACAATTTGATTTCTACTCCCTAAGAAAGAGTATAAAGCAGTAAACTGATATCTTTTATTATGTTGATAATTAATCCCTAAAGACATACTC includes the following:
- a CDS encoding glutamate synthase subunit beta, whose translation is MYEFTKIERITPTLRPADERVGNFDEINEVYTTSETASQASRCVQCGNPYCSSVGCPLSNYIPQWLRFIAEKDLEQAFKISNESSPFPEILGRICPQDRLCEGACTLNDGNDEETIGAITIGSIEVAISEKGFKKGFKPEFADKMTGKTVAIVGSGPAGLSCATFLLRAGVKPVVFDKADKAGGLLTYGIPGFKLEKEAVERRVELLKEAGMELNLGVDIGNDITLDELRKNYDAVFLGIGAMAGRTLDDEVYNTDNIYMAVPFLTNIQKKIEDKQFDKKYDVEGKRVVVIGGGDTAMDCVRTSIREKAAKVTCFYRRDEENMPGSRKEVRAAKDEGVEFNFLKSPKSFVADDKGNVYGSKFVDMKLSEPDASGRQAVSEIAGSESIVEADVFILALGFNNEKLKWITDAGVETDKWGALKTDEKGQTSLENVFAGGDSVRGADLVVTAALDGREAAMSILESIFDEEPASV
- a CDS encoding DUF3667 domain-containing protein — its product is MKGSIHQQCKNCGNDLSNNDNYCSNCGQKNIDYNLKLRDLIQEFADELMSWDSRLFHTFIPFITNPAKLSKAYLEGKRVKYVQPFRIYLVCSIVFFFLFNHLVVTDDGIVINKSGKEKVKNKSEEKKENSIPFSVIDFGKDSVINEVTVNGDRFDKKIIEAYKNETVLTNDFIRDSLGVKEWINVIIIKQGQKIYNDNGKTLKQSIFANMSVAVMLLVPLFALYLKLFYIRKRGGIKNLYIQHLVFSTHLHAFTLFCFTLMILISHFGPEDFSALINTFIWLYSFVMTFVMMKKFYGQSWIKTIIKGSLAMHIHFVSMFFFAILEVILSALIF
- a CDS encoding DegT/DnrJ/EryC1/StrS family aminotransferase, with translation MPGTEYFGDEERKEVMDVLESGMLFRYNHDDQRNGHWKAREFEELFQNYTGAKHAHAVSSGSAAVACMMAAAGIGHGDEVICTPFTFIAPIEAVLFAGGIPVFAEVDETLNLSAASIEAAITPRTKAVLLVHMCGAAADLDGIKAVCDKHNIKLLEDAGQALGAFYKGKHVGLFGEAGAVSFDFFKITTAGEGGVCFTNDTDKYEIMGQFSDHGHSHVGDNRGMEPHPIMGFNYRLGELNAAVAVAQMRKLEMIREQNRKNKAILKERLRKEVPFITFRCLPDEEGDSATFLNFFMETPELALKASKEVQGVAYWYTNMYHFINQWDHLKQLKSPYKLAIHDYEHRQDWNTIELPKSQNIIGRLLSIGIRATWTEEEINAFADQLISQLKQVVVEHA
- a CDS encoding iron-containing alcohol dehydrogenase family protein, whose translation is MHKNFKNIDKIVYGKGAFNQIDDILAPKRDENDKFMVFIVDKYFEGKKLADRIPAHDGDMVFFEDIDQYEPTTDQVDRLRDQILAEKGLPSGIIGIGGGSIMDIAKALSLMVTNEGSSQLYQGLNLVKKAGIYHMGVPTVAGTGAECSMTAVLTGPVKKLGLKCDWTVFNQAVLDPELLATVDTNQWFYTGMDCYIHCIEAESGLYFNAYSKAYGDQALALCREVYLGDNAGQNLENDEKLMIASLFGGLSLTYSEVGACHAISYGLSKILGTRHGFANCLAFYHLEEFYGDAVGEFKEMIKKHNVDLPQGLSKEWSEETIDAMVEVSYNLPHMWNHAIGLDWEEKWTREDIKKIFKRL